A DNA window from Prochlorococcus marinus XMU1406 contains the following coding sequences:
- a CDS encoding chorismate lyase, with translation MLWEEKASTFLVKNSLPKISGPWKLMLLGDGSPTRHLQLLTNQETKIKLISMRLDPLFIEEGPKELNQLNGPLIRRQVWIKNNNKNLAWAESWWNAEQVNENLKAKEEPIWKNLTQDRSELFREVDRISLVNSNWLEDQFCFKGPFWSRNYRFFRDKKPLTIIREVFNPHLETLLGYSGIKEFTKLYSSSS, from the coding sequence ATTTTATGGGAAGAAAAAGCCTCTACTTTTTTAGTGAAAAATTCATTACCAAAAATATCTGGTCCATGGAAATTAATGCTGCTTGGGGATGGAAGTCCCACTAGACATTTACAACTTTTAACTAATCAAGAGACGAAAATTAAATTAATTTCAATGCGATTAGATCCTCTATTCATTGAAGAAGGTCCTAAAGAATTAAATCAACTAAATGGACCTTTAATTAGAAGACAAGTTTGGATTAAAAACAATAATAAAAACCTAGCATGGGCTGAAAGTTGGTGGAATGCAGAACAAGTGAATGAAAATTTAAAAGCCAAAGAAGAACCAATTTGGAAGAATTTGACACAAGACAGATCAGAATTGTTTAGAGAAGTTGACCGAATTTCACTTGTTAATTCAAATTGGTTAGAGGATCAATTTTGTTTTAAAGGTCCATTCTGGTCAAGAAATTATAGATTTTTTCGAGACAAAAAGCCCCTAACAATTATTAGAGAAGTATTCAATCCACATTTAGAAACTTTATTAGGCTATTCAGGAATTAAAGAATTTACGAAACTATACTCTTCTTCTTCTTGA
- a CDS encoding RNA helicase, with protein MDSRRIRNLRNSFDKNIVDKQVDKIFETGRQFVDGVSGARPGKRRNSDFQGITSKSVKKVGRWVSEKVDLFFDEDNDDWNDENFYDDKSDIKTFSRESNSYESAKQQSKRPLEAISLRQPKNLQTTEQKKLPYAKYSNDEDWPDEMDFKVERWQRASEKENNISIDQSNQQVQSKSRNLPRSRRRRV; from the coding sequence ATGGATTCAAGGAGAATTAGAAATCTTAGAAATAGTTTTGATAAAAATATTGTTGATAAACAGGTCGATAAAATTTTCGAAACTGGAAGACAATTTGTTGATGGAGTATCTGGTGCTAGGCCAGGAAAAAGAAGGAATTCAGATTTTCAAGGAATAACAAGTAAGAGTGTTAAAAAAGTAGGAAGATGGGTATCTGAAAAAGTGGATTTATTTTTTGATGAAGATAATGATGATTGGAATGATGAGAATTTTTACGATGATAAAAGCGACATTAAGACATTTTCCAGAGAATCAAATTCTTATGAATCTGCTAAACAGCAATCAAAAAGACCTTTAGAAGCAATATCTCTAAGGCAACCAAAAAATTTACAGACAACTGAGCAAAAAAAATTACCTTATGCGAAATATAGTAATGACGAAGATTGGCCAGATGAAATGGATTTCAAAGTTGAAAGATGGCAAAGAGCTTCAGAAAAAGAGAATAATATTTCGATAGATCAATCAAACCAACAAGTTCAATCAAAATCAAGAAATCTTCCAAGATCAAGAAGAAGAAGAGTATAG
- a CDS encoding SprT family zinc-dependent metalloprotease — protein sequence MPVIPLLPLFHKFNSQYFENSLAVNNQPLVKVRWSDNRLKTTAGFYKRKRINGLVNSEIILSKPILSKLSPSEINSTLCHEMIHAWVDRILKKNEIHGPNFLEKMNEINEKEKNFQISVRHSFPIERRELKYIGTCQNCGEKFFYRKRIKNIACKKCCVNFFNGSWNKKCLILFD from the coding sequence ATGCCTGTAATTCCTCTTTTACCTTTATTTCATAAATTTAATAGCCAATATTTTGAAAATTCTCTAGCGGTTAATAATCAACCTTTAGTAAAGGTTAGATGGAGTGATAATAGATTAAAAACTACTGCTGGTTTTTATAAAAGAAAACGAATTAACGGTCTTGTCAATTCTGAAATTATCTTATCGAAACCTATTTTGAGTAAATTATCTCCTAGTGAAATAAATAGTACTTTATGTCATGAAATGATTCACGCATGGGTAGATAGGATATTAAAAAAAAATGAGATACATGGTCCAAATTTCTTAGAAAAGATGAATGAAATTAATGAGAAAGAGAAGAATTTTCAAATTTCTGTGAGGCATTCATTTCCTATTGAAAGGAGAGAATTAAAATATATAGGAACTTGCCAAAATTGTGGTGAGAAATTTTTCTACAGGAAAAGGATAAAGAATATTGCCTGTAAAAAATGTTGTGTAAATTTCTTTAATGGATCATGGAATAAAAAGTGTTTAATTTTGTTTGATTAA
- a CDS encoding ATP-dependent DNA ligase → MFKEEIIHQLELHPSRLDKEKIISEAMEQGLDDFFEGIRMALDPLVTFGVKIVPEKENEKSQNFLWKDFRELANKLIQRELTGHAARDAIIMAMESATKEEWNGFYRRVLIKDLRCGVSEKTINKIAKKFPKYAIPIFSCPLAHDSANHEKKMIGKKQIEIKLDGVRVLTIIRQNKVEMFSRNGKQFHNFGHIISEIEKVLKEDPAPHDLVLDGEVMSANFQDLMKQVHRKDGKQTKDAVLHLFDLCPLEKFQKGSWNTSQTARSLLVKEWVAKHSMLLRHIKTLEWENVDLDTIEGQKRFVELNKSAVEGGYEGVMIKDPNAIYECKRTHSWLKAKPFIEVTLKVVSVEEGTGRNKGRLGAVLVEGEDDGHEYSLSCGSGFSDIQREEYWSKRNQLIGQLVEIRADAKTKSKDAVAFSLRFPRFKCFRGFKAGEKV, encoded by the coding sequence TTGTTTAAAGAAGAGATTATACATCAATTAGAATTACACCCAAGTAGATTAGATAAAGAAAAAATCATCTCAGAAGCAATGGAACAAGGTCTAGATGATTTTTTTGAGGGAATCCGCATGGCACTTGATCCATTGGTAACTTTTGGTGTAAAAATTGTTCCTGAAAAAGAGAATGAAAAAAGTCAAAATTTTTTATGGAAAGATTTTAGAGAATTAGCAAACAAGCTTATTCAAAGAGAACTTACTGGTCACGCTGCTCGCGATGCAATTATTATGGCTATGGAATCTGCCACAAAAGAAGAGTGGAATGGATTTTATAGACGAGTTTTAATTAAAGATCTTAGATGCGGTGTATCTGAAAAAACAATCAACAAGATAGCCAAGAAATTTCCAAAATATGCGATTCCTATTTTTTCTTGTCCTTTAGCTCACGACAGTGCAAATCATGAAAAAAAAATGATAGGAAAAAAGCAAATTGAAATCAAATTAGATGGTGTTCGCGTCTTAACAATAATTAGACAAAATAAAGTAGAAATGTTTTCTCGTAATGGAAAACAATTCCATAATTTTGGTCATATTATCTCAGAAATAGAAAAAGTCCTAAAAGAAGATCCTGCACCTCATGACTTAGTCCTAGATGGTGAAGTAATGAGTGCTAACTTTCAAGATTTAATGAAACAGGTTCATAGAAAAGATGGTAAACAAACAAAAGACGCAGTTCTTCACCTATTTGACTTATGTCCCCTTGAAAAATTCCAAAAAGGGAGTTGGAACACTAGTCAAACAGCAAGAAGTTTACTAGTAAAAGAATGGGTAGCAAAACATTCTATGCTTCTAAGACATATAAAAACACTTGAATGGGAAAATGTAGATCTCGACACCATTGAGGGACAGAAAAGATTTGTAGAGCTGAATAAATCTGCCGTGGAAGGTGGATATGAAGGAGTAATGATTAAAGATCCTAATGCTATTTATGAATGTAAAAGAACACACAGTTGGTTAAAAGCAAAACCTTTCATTGAAGTCACTTTAAAGGTTGTATCGGTTGAGGAAGGCACAGGTCGCAATAAAGGTAGACTAGGGGCTGTCCTAGTAGAAGGGGAAGATGATGGCCATGAATACAGTCTTAGTTGTGGAAGCGGATTTAGTGATATCCAACGTGAAGAATATTGGTCAAAACGGAATCAACTTATTGGTCAACTTGTAGAAATCAGAGCTGATGCTAAAACGAAATCCAAGGATGCGGTGGCTTTTAGTCTTAGGTTTCCAAGATTCAAATGCTTTAGAGGATTTAAAGCTGGAGAAAAAGTTTAA
- a CDS encoding TVP38/TMEM64 family protein translates to MNIFLENIYNLSFFFNTGIGIFSFVCIYILIVLLILPASWLSLLSGFLYGSYLGSIIVFFSASIGASVAFFVSKSFFSKKLKNLFSRYPKLSVMEKVVEKGGLKLIFLARLSPIFPFSILNYFYGLNNVKFRDFALGLLGIIPGTFLYCSIGSLAKNIQELKNVQSPNNLYMTIVGIISTFLVVYFSAKYSREYFENS, encoded by the coding sequence ATGAATATATTTCTTGAAAATATTTATAATTTGTCTTTTTTTTTTAATACTGGAATTGGGATATTTTCGTTTGTTTGCATTTATATTTTAATTGTTTTATTAATACTTCCAGCTTCTTGGTTATCTTTATTATCAGGTTTTTTATATGGCTCATATTTAGGATCAATTATAGTTTTTTTCTCCGCTTCCATAGGAGCATCAGTTGCTTTTTTTGTATCAAAAAGTTTTTTTTCAAAAAAGCTAAAAAATCTTTTTAGCCGTTATCCAAAATTAAGTGTTATGGAAAAAGTAGTAGAAAAAGGCGGACTTAAATTAATTTTTTTAGCTAGATTATCGCCGATATTTCCCTTCAGTATTCTTAATTATTTTTATGGTTTAAATAATGTTAAATTTCGAGATTTCGCTCTTGGTCTTCTTGGAATAATTCCAGGAACTTTTCTTTATTGCTCCATAGGTAGTTTGGCAAAAAATATCCAGGAGCTAAAAAATGTGCAATCACCAAATAATTTATATATGACTATTGTTGGAATTATTTCAACTTTTTTAGTTGTATATTTCTCAGCTAAATACTCCAGGGAATATTTTGAAAACTCCTAA
- a CDS encoding valine--tRNA ligase has protein sequence MTEMNDQLSLENYSPFEVEKKWQEKWESLKAFSPNPEDEGEPFCIVIPPPNVTGSLHMGHAFNTALIDVVVRFQRLLGKNVLCLPGTDHASIAVQTILEKQLKSEGKTSENVGRDEFLKRAWNWKEQSGGRIVSQLKRIGYSVDWTRERFTLDQKLNEAVVEAFNILYKKNLIYRGEYLVNWCPESQSAVSDLEVEMQEVNGHLWYFKYHLISESGEQLDKYLEVATTRPETLLGDTAVAVNPDDNRYKEFIGVKVKVPFVDREIPIIADSHVDKDFGTGCVKVTPAHDPNDFAIGKRHNLKQINVMNKDGTLNINAGKFQNLDRYEARKKIIKELDNLDLLTKIEDYKHTVPFSDRGKVPIEPLLSTQWFLKMDEISQGCLNEIDSKKPLFIPSRWEKVYKDWLENINDWCISRQLWWGHQIPAWYVLNDSQDTIEQNTPYVVARNEEDALIKANKQFGLNIKLVRDKDVLDTWFSSGLWPFSTLGWPNTNDPDFKKWYPNSVLVTGFDIIFFWVARMTMMGNTFTNNIPFKDVYIHGLVRDENNKKMSKSSGNGIDPILLIDKYGSDALRFALIREVAGAGQDIRLDFDRKKDTSSTVEASRNFANKLWNATKFALINKTSNNNYSLNDSDETSLELCDKWILSKLNKVNTKVTALLKEYKLGESAKLLYEFTWNDFCDWYVEFAKQRFNNKETINRKISEKVLIKVLNDILVMIHPFMPHITEELWHVLQLQPDEELLSLQKWPTQENKFVDNKLDNSFQQLFEIIRLIRNLRAELGLKPSEKVPVYLISDNDELIDFLKILVDDIQTLTKSSEVFIFKPNDVDKKEFAKSFSGIISDLEVYLPFQDFVNIDALKERLNKDLKKVTIELDNLNKRLSNKNFVDKAPKDIVDECRFKLNEGSVQMERITKKLELLN, from the coding sequence ATGACAGAGATGAATGATCAATTATCTTTAGAGAATTATTCACCTTTTGAAGTAGAGAAAAAGTGGCAGGAAAAATGGGAAAGTTTAAAGGCGTTTAGTCCTAACCCTGAGGATGAAGGAGAACCTTTTTGTATTGTTATACCCCCGCCAAATGTAACTGGATCTTTGCATATGGGACATGCATTTAATACAGCTTTGATAGATGTTGTAGTTCGTTTTCAAAGACTTTTAGGTAAGAATGTTTTGTGTTTACCAGGTACTGATCATGCTTCAATAGCTGTTCAAACTATTCTCGAAAAACAATTAAAAAGCGAGGGTAAAACAAGCGAGAATGTTGGAAGAGATGAATTTCTTAAAAGAGCATGGAACTGGAAAGAACAAAGTGGTGGCAGAATAGTTTCTCAATTAAAAAGGATAGGATATTCAGTTGACTGGACTCGAGAAAGATTTACTCTGGATCAAAAATTAAATGAGGCAGTTGTTGAGGCTTTTAATATTCTTTATAAAAAGAATTTAATTTATAGAGGTGAATATTTAGTAAATTGGTGTCCTGAATCTCAATCTGCCGTAAGTGATCTTGAAGTTGAAATGCAAGAAGTAAATGGTCATTTATGGTATTTTAAATACCATTTAATTTCTGAAAGTGGCGAACAGTTGGATAAGTACTTAGAGGTTGCAACAACAAGGCCAGAAACTCTTTTGGGCGATACTGCTGTGGCAGTTAATCCTGATGATAATAGATATAAAGAATTTATTGGCGTCAAAGTAAAAGTCCCTTTCGTTGATAGAGAAATACCTATTATCGCTGATTCACATGTTGATAAAGATTTTGGTACAGGATGTGTCAAGGTTACTCCAGCCCACGATCCAAATGATTTTGCAATAGGAAAAAGGCATAACTTAAAGCAGATTAATGTAATGAACAAGGATGGAACTTTAAATATTAATGCAGGCAAATTTCAAAATTTAGATAGATATGAGGCTAGAAAGAAAATCATCAAAGAATTGGATAACTTAGACCTTTTGACAAAGATAGAGGACTATAAACATACTGTTCCTTTTTCTGATAGAGGTAAGGTGCCAATTGAACCTTTATTATCAACACAATGGTTTTTGAAAATGGATGAAATATCTCAAGGATGTCTTAATGAAATTGATTCTAAAAAACCATTGTTTATTCCCTCACGCTGGGAGAAAGTTTATAAGGATTGGTTAGAGAATATCAATGATTGGTGTATCAGTAGGCAATTATGGTGGGGTCACCAAATACCAGCATGGTACGTTTTAAATGACTCTCAAGACACAATAGAACAAAATACTCCATATGTCGTTGCAAGAAATGAAGAGGATGCCTTAATCAAAGCTAATAAACAATTTGGATTAAATATTAAATTGGTTCGTGATAAAGATGTTTTGGATACTTGGTTTTCAAGTGGTTTATGGCCTTTCTCAACCCTTGGTTGGCCAAATACAAATGACCCCGATTTTAAAAAATGGTATCCAAATAGTGTCCTTGTAACGGGTTTTGATATTATTTTCTTCTGGGTGGCCAGAATGACAATGATGGGGAATACTTTTACGAATAATATTCCTTTTAAGGATGTTTATATTCATGGTCTAGTTCGAGATGAAAATAATAAAAAAATGAGTAAAAGTTCAGGAAATGGTATTGATCCAATACTATTAATTGATAAATATGGTTCTGATGCTTTGCGATTTGCTTTGATTCGAGAAGTTGCAGGAGCTGGACAAGATATTCGGCTTGATTTTGATCGAAAAAAAGATACATCTTCAACTGTTGAAGCTTCAAGAAATTTTGCGAATAAATTATGGAATGCAACTAAATTTGCATTAATTAATAAAACTTCTAACAATAATTATTCGCTTAATGACAGTGATGAAACTTCTTTAGAGTTATGTGATAAGTGGATTTTATCTAAACTGAATAAGGTAAATACAAAGGTCACTGCTTTGTTGAAAGAATATAAATTGGGAGAATCTGCGAAACTACTATATGAATTTACGTGGAATGATTTTTGTGACTGGTATGTAGAATTTGCTAAACAAAGGTTTAATAATAAAGAGACTATTAATAGAAAAATATCTGAAAAGGTTTTAATAAAAGTGCTCAATGATATTTTGGTGATGATTCATCCTTTTATGCCGCACATTACTGAAGAACTTTGGCATGTACTGCAACTTCAACCAGATGAAGAATTATTATCTCTTCAAAAATGGCCAACCCAAGAAAATAAATTTGTTGATAATAAGCTTGATAATTCCTTTCAGCAACTCTTTGAAATTATTAGATTGATTAGAAATTTGAGAGCTGAATTAGGCCTCAAGCCATCAGAAAAAGTTCCTGTTTACTTAATTTCAGATAATGATGAATTGATTGATTTTTTAAAAATTTTAGTTGATGATATTCAAACCTTAACTAAATCTTCTGAAGTATTTATTTTTAAACCTAATGATGTTGATAAAAAAGAGTTTGCTAAATCTTTTTCTGGGATAATTAGTGATTTAGAGGTTTACTTACCTTTTCAGGATTTTGTAAATATAGATGCATTAAAGGAAAGGTTAAACAAGGATTTAAAAAAGGTGACTATTGAGTTAGATAATTTAAATAAGAGATTATCTAATAAAAATTTCGTGGATAAGGCTCCAAAAGATATTGTTGATGAATGTAGATTTAAATTAAATGAGGGTTCGGTACAAATGGAGAGAATTACTAAAAAACTCGAACTTTTGAATTGA
- a CDS encoding AIR synthase, whose translation MSLVRTLDRPFIIFLITEIVNLSISQSAASELSRQCSFGGSPGEMSIDLVEDTNCSEGWMHIKLRPGTCNGSPISRTEGVTLYADVKKFNLLKDLKLDYYGDLSGGGFLISTPKNAKRCSCGSGFKLL comes from the coding sequence ATGTCCCTGGTTCGAACCCTGGATCGCCCATTTATTATTTTTCTAATTACTGAGATCGTCAATCTTTCAATCAGTCAAAGCGCTGCTTCCGAATTATCTAGGCAATGTTCTTTTGGAGGTTCTCCTGGAGAAATGTCAATTGATTTGGTTGAGGATACAAATTGTTCTGAAGGATGGATGCATATTAAATTAAGGCCAGGTACATGTAATGGATCCCCTATTTCAAGAACTGAAGGAGTTACTTTATACGCGGATGTAAAAAAGTTTAATTTACTGAAAGATTTAAAATTAGATTATTACGGTGATTTAAGCGGTGGTGGATTTCTTATTTCAACACCAAAAAATGCAAAACGTTGTTCCTGCGGTTCTGGCTTCAAACTTTTGTAG
- the mazG gene encoding nucleoside triphosphate pyrophosphohydrolase, with product MSSNDRYNLQKNSDLKTLESFKILISNVKSLKDKTWGCPWQKIQSHKSLIPFLNEESSEFIDAIYEKNADNICEELGDLLLQVMLHSEIGYENKEFELNDVIKNLNKKIINRHPYIFNKKEKVSLEKSQQIWENIKNSEKEATHIESSISKNLNLKIKNLPPTFGTDKITNVVKKYGFKWESTDQIFEKLEEEINELKEAIKSKNDSDIKNEYGDIYFTLLNLSNFLKINPESALQKTNKKFLERFSIIEHYARDNIKKQTPKDFQRLWQIAKQKLKRKNS from the coding sequence ATGTCCTCAAACGATAGATATAACTTGCAAAAAAATTCCGATTTAAAGACTTTAGAGAGCTTTAAAATTTTAATATCTAATGTCAAATCATTGAAAGATAAAACTTGGGGATGCCCATGGCAGAAAATACAGTCTCATAAATCATTAATCCCATTTTTAAATGAAGAAAGTAGTGAATTTATAGATGCAATATATGAAAAAAATGCGGATAACATCTGTGAAGAGTTAGGCGATCTTTTATTACAAGTAATGCTGCATTCTGAAATCGGTTACGAAAACAAAGAATTTGAACTAAATGATGTTATAAAAAATCTGAACAAGAAAATTATTAATAGACATCCATATATTTTTAACAAAAAAGAAAAAGTATCTCTAGAAAAATCGCAACAGATTTGGGAAAATATTAAAAATTCAGAAAAAGAAGCAACTCATATTGAATCATCGATTAGTAAAAATTTAAATTTGAAAATCAAAAATTTACCGCCAACTTTTGGAACAGATAAAATCACAAACGTTGTTAAAAAATATGGTTTTAAATGGGAGAGTACCGATCAGATTTTTGAAAAGTTAGAAGAAGAGATTAATGAATTAAAGGAAGCAATAAAAAGTAAAAATGATTCAGACATAAAAAATGAATATGGGGATATTTACTTTACCCTTCTGAATCTCTCAAACTTTTTAAAAATAAATCCTGAATCAGCTCTTCAAAAAACTAATAAAAAATTTTTAGAGAGATTCTCAATCATTGAACATTATGCGAGAGATAATATTAAAAAACAAACCCCTAAAGATTTTCAACGGCTTTGGCAAATAGCCAAGCAAAAACTTAAAAGAAAAAATTCTTAA
- the speE gene encoding polyamine aminopropyltransferase codes for MTHISTWIDEYHKGSRFGLNGEILIKQNSKYQEIIVIENEYYGRALMLDGCWMTSLKDEKYYHECLVHPALSSIDEKSNVLIIGGGDGGTARECVKYSQISKIDLVEIDEEVIKISKKFLKEIGGEAWNDKRLKIHIDDGVQWVKKTRANFYDVIFIDCSDPSEFSDLLFSDSFYRECKRILKKNGILATQSESPESFKNIHISILKTLKKIFRVSETMYSFVPIYPSGIWSWTFASEEVLNLSQQNYNEALRIEKGCEIWNLNFQNAAFKMMPNKIVKELNS; via the coding sequence ATGACTCATATTTCAACATGGATAGATGAATATCATAAAGGCTCAAGATTCGGCCTAAATGGAGAAATCTTAATTAAACAAAACTCAAAATATCAAGAAATTATTGTTATTGAAAATGAATATTATGGCAGAGCTCTAATGCTAGATGGTTGTTGGATGACATCATTAAAAGACGAGAAATATTATCATGAGTGTCTTGTGCATCCAGCATTAAGTAGCATTGACGAAAAATCTAATGTACTAATTATTGGTGGGGGAGACGGCGGTACAGCAAGAGAATGCGTTAAATACTCTCAAATATCAAAAATTGATCTGGTAGAGATTGATGAGGAAGTAATCAAAATATCTAAAAAATTTTTAAAAGAAATTGGGGGCGAAGCATGGAATGACAAAAGATTAAAGATTCATATTGATGATGGTGTTCAATGGGTAAAAAAAACAAGAGCTAATTTTTACGACGTTATATTTATAGATTGTTCAGATCCCTCAGAATTTTCAGATTTATTATTTTCAGATTCGTTTTATAGAGAATGCAAAAGAATTCTTAAAAAAAATGGTATCTTAGCAACGCAAAGCGAATCACCTGAATCCTTCAAAAATATTCACATAAGTATTTTGAAAACCCTGAAAAAAATATTTAGAGTCTCTGAAACTATGTATTCTTTTGTGCCTATATACCCTAGTGGCATTTGGAGTTGGACATTCGCCTCTGAAGAAGTTCTAAATCTATCACAGCAAAATTACAATGAAGCCCTGAGAATAGAAAAAGGTTGTGAAATTTGGAATTTAAATTTTCAAAATGCAGCATTCAAAATGATGCCAAATAAAATAGTGAAAGAGCTCAATTCATAG
- the speB gene encoding agmatinase: MIKNLFDNENAIFMGAKRNPDDCSIGIFGVNYDGTCSFKPGARFGPEAIRQVSSCLETYCPNLNKDLEDILYVDFGSILIDKNDSKSVIESVKSATNFLINKRLSPIMLGGEHSITTGAIEALVEKYPDLILVQLDAHADLRESYIGNKHSHACTMKRCLEVLPEKKILQVGIRSGTKEEFQIMHNNNQLVNFCPGGNAQNLRQALLPYSKCPIYLTIDLDWFDPSLLSGTGTPEPGGFFWNDFEEILKTLRDFRIVASDIVELSPEIDTSGVSSIVAAKILRSLILSLENMQ, from the coding sequence ATGATAAAAAATTTATTTGATAACGAAAATGCGATTTTTATGGGAGCAAAAAGAAACCCTGACGATTGCTCAATTGGTATATTTGGAGTCAATTATGATGGAACATGTTCATTCAAACCAGGCGCTAGATTTGGTCCAGAAGCAATAAGACAAGTCAGTTCTTGTTTAGAAACATATTGTCCAAATCTAAATAAAGACTTAGAGGATATTTTGTATGTTGATTTTGGGTCAATACTAATTGATAAAAATGACTCAAAGTCAGTTATTGAATCGGTCAAATCAGCAACAAATTTTTTAATTAATAAACGCCTTAGTCCTATTATGCTTGGAGGTGAACACTCTATTACCACAGGTGCTATTGAAGCATTAGTAGAAAAATATCCAGATTTGATATTGGTTCAACTAGATGCTCATGCAGATTTAAGAGAATCATATATAGGAAATAAACATAGTCATGCTTGTACAATGAAAAGATGCTTAGAGGTGCTACCTGAAAAGAAAATTTTGCAAGTAGGAATAAGAAGTGGGACTAAAGAAGAATTTCAAATTATGCATAATAACAATCAATTAGTTAACTTTTGCCCAGGCGGAAATGCACAAAATTTAAGACAAGCTCTTCTACCCTACTCTAAGTGTCCAATTTATTTAACAATAGACTTAGATTGGTTTGATCCCAGTTTATTATCAGGGACGGGAACTCCAGAACCAGGAGGATTTTTTTGGAATGATTTTGAAGAAATCCTGAAAACTTTAAGAGACTTTAGAATTGTGGCTTCAGACATTGTGGAATTATCTCCAGAAATTGATACAAGCGGAGTTAGCAGCATAGTTGCAGCCAAAATACTTAGAAGCTTAATTTTGTCATTAGAAAATATGCAATAA
- the gcvT gene encoding glycine cleavage system aminomethyltransferase GcvT — translation MDLLKSPLYSKYVQSNAKLVNFAGWEMPISFSGLLKEHESVRSSAGLFDISHMGVISIKGINPKDYIQKFFPTNLHSFSEGQGLYTVMLNEKGGIIDDLIIYDLGIQENDISEVLLIVNASRYDEDFQWIKNNLNNYEISITNFKKDKVLLALQGKNSFDLFEEWVESSISNIPNFGCEYKIFEHISPKEKIFVSKTGYTGENGLEILLSKKAAINLWDFSISKNVAPCGLGARDTLRLEAGMHLYGQDINEETTPYEAGLGWLVNLENNHEFFGRRFLEEQSRLGIQKKLVGLSIEGKAIGRKGCAVLKGEENIGTITSGSWSPTKQQAIAFAYINTSHALINNEVQILIRGKKFKGVITKRAFYKKNY, via the coding sequence ATGGATTTGCTTAAAAGTCCTCTGTATTCAAAATATGTTCAATCCAATGCAAAATTAGTGAATTTTGCAGGTTGGGAAATGCCGATATCATTTTCAGGATTACTCAAAGAGCATGAATCAGTTAGATCTTCAGCAGGATTGTTTGATATTTCTCATATGGGTGTAATTTCTATCAAGGGCATCAATCCAAAGGATTATATTCAAAAATTTTTTCCTACAAATTTACACTCCTTTTCAGAAGGTCAGGGACTTTATACAGTAATGCTCAATGAAAAAGGAGGAATAATAGATGACTTAATAATTTATGACCTTGGTATACAAGAAAATGATATATCAGAAGTATTGTTAATAGTAAATGCAAGTAGATATGACGAAGATTTTCAGTGGATAAAAAATAATTTAAATAATTATGAAATTTCGATAACAAACTTTAAAAAAGACAAAGTACTGTTAGCACTTCAAGGGAAAAACTCATTCGATCTATTTGAAGAATGGGTTGAATCATCGATATCAAATATTCCTAACTTTGGATGCGAATATAAAATTTTTGAACATATTTCGCCTAAAGAAAAAATCTTCGTTTCGAAGACAGGATATACAGGGGAAAATGGTCTAGAAATACTTTTATCTAAAAAAGCAGCAATTAATTTATGGGATTTCTCAATTTCCAAAAATGTTGCACCTTGTGGTTTAGGAGCTAGAGATACTCTTAGACTTGAAGCAGGCATGCATCTTTATGGCCAAGACATAAATGAAGAAACTACTCCATATGAAGCAGGGTTAGGATGGCTAGTAAATCTAGAAAATAATCACGAATTCTTTGGAAGAAGATTTCTTGAAGAGCAGTCAAGATTAGGTATTCAAAAAAAGCTAGTTGGTCTCTCTATAGAAGGTAAAGCAATAGGAAGAAAAGGTTGCGCAGTACTAAAAGGTGAAGAGAATATTGGAACTATCACTAGCGGCAGTTGGTCTCCAACTAAACAACAAGCTATAGCTTTTGCATACATTAATACTTCGCATGCCTTAATAAATAATGAAGTTCAAATACTAATAAGAGGCAAAAAATTCAAAGGGGTTATAACAAAAAGAGCGTTTTATAAAAAGAATTATTAA